The sequence below is a genomic window from Draconibacterium halophilum.
TTATTACCGAACCGGCTATTTGTACAAACTGGTTGGTGCACTTGAAAACCAGACAAGACTGGCCCGGGCGATTGTAGCAGTTGAAGATCCGCTGGCCCGTCAAACTTCTTCTAAACAAAAACAACCGCTGATAATAGGAGCTTTTATGGAAGCCAGCATTGAAGGCGATGAAATAACAGACGTTATCCGGTTAAACCGCGATTACATCAGAAAAGATGAAACGGTGTGGGTAATGATTGATAACAAACTACAGATTCGGGATCTTGAAATTATTTTTCAGGATGCAAAATACGCGTATATCAGTTCCGGGCTGAAGGAAAATGAAGCAGTGGTTACAACCAATCTTTCAACCATAACAGAGGGAGTGAGCCTGCGCGTGGAGAGTGAGAACAACGAGGCGCCAGCCGATACCTCCGATAATATTCAAAACGAAAATTCAGGAGGAATGCAATAGATGGGAAACGGCAAAACAAATAAGAAAAAAGGGAAAAGCCACAAAGGTGCAATTGCTTACATGGCCCGAAATTCCATTGCAGCTAACCTGCTGATGATTATTTTAATCGGCGGTGGAATCTGGACGATGTATAATATTCAAAAGGAAGTATTCCCAAATTTCCAGCTCGATATTGTTGAAGTGAGTGTGGTTTACCCAGGCGCCGCACCATCGGAAGTGGAAAAAGGAATTTTAATGCCGGTTGAGGAAGCGGTAAGAGGGGTGCAGGGAATTAAAGAAATTACTTCGACAGCCCGGGAAGGTTCAGGTACAGTGTTGATAGAACTTGTTACCGGTGTCGATCGGATGAAGGCTTTTCAGGAAATCGATCAGGCAGTCAACCGGATTCGAACATTTCCTGATGATATTGAAGAACCCGAAGTGCGTTTGCAGGATCAGCAGCGCGATGTAATGGAAATTACACTTTACGGCGATGTTGACATCTGGACACTTCGAATTCTTGCAGAACAACTGCGCGACCGGTTGCAGAACGACGAAGGAATTACCCAGGTTGAAATTGGAAATGTCCCCGATTATGTAACTCATGTGGAAATTCCGCGGCATATTTTGCGAGAATACAACCTCACACTTGGCCAGATTTCCGATATCATTGTCCAGTCGAGCGAAGACATTCCTGCGGGCTCTGTCGATACCAATTCAGGTGAGATTTTACTGCGCATGCAGGAGCGAAAGCAGTGGGCCGAAGAATTTGGTAAAATTGAAGTGATAACTTCCGACGCAGGAGCTACAGTTACATTGGCTGATATTGCCAAAATTACGGACGGATTCGAAGAAACCGGATTTCACGGACAGTTTAACCAGCAATATTCAGTTAGCATAGAAATCTTTCGTGTTGGCAAACAGTCTCCGCTTGAAATAGAGAAAACAGTGAAAGAAATTCTTGCGGATTTTGAAAATACGCTGCCTCCGGGCGTAAACCACAGAATTGACAGTAACCGGGCTGAAGACTACCGCGAACGACTATCATTGCTCCGTGAAAATGGACTACTGGCAATTGTCATCGTTTTTTTCATATTAGCGCTGTTCCTTGAATATCGCCTGGCATTTTGGGTAATGATGGGAATGGCAATTTCGTTTATTGGCAGCATTGTTTTTATGCCATACATCGGTATCAGTATCAACATGATTTCGATGTTTGGTTTTCTCGTTGTACTCGGAATTGTTGTTGACGATGCAATTATTGTTGGTGAAAATATTTATGAATTCAGGCAGCGCAAAATGAGTCCGGTAAAAGCGGCAATATCAGGCACAAAAAATATTGCAAGACCGGTGGTTTTTAGTATCCTAACCAATATGATTGCGTTTGTTCCCCTGTTGTTCATTCCCGGCACCACAGGTAAATTTTGGTGGCCGCTACCGGCAGTGGTAATTACAGTGTTAGCTGTATCACTGGCTGAAGCACTGTTTATTTTGCCGGCGCACCTTGCACACAGTAAAAAGGAGTCGAAGATGAAGTTTAAACCCGTGGAATACCTTGAAAAATGGCAGCAGTCGTTTGCAAAAGGATTCAACCGGTTTGTCGATCGATATTACCGGCCATTTCTGGAATTGAGTCTGCGGCACAGATACATTACAATAAGTATTGCAATTGCATTGTTTATAATAGTAGGCGGATATGGTTATAGCGACCATATGGGTATTATTATGATGCCGGAAGTGTCGGCCGATGAAATAGAAGCAGGCGTCAGATTACCTGTAAATACTACGGTCGATCAGGCTGCAAAAGTGGCGAACGAAATCACGGAAGCAACACAGCGCATGTTTGAAGAACACGATTTATACAAGGTTGCCGATGGAATAAAAACAAATGTGAGGGCCAGAGTTTTATCGATATTGAAATAGTGATGAAGCCACCAGATCAACGCGATATGAAAGCCCAGGATGTGATTGAACTATGGCGCGATGAAATTGGCGATATTGAAGGTGTAGACCAGATAACTTTTGAAGCAGAAAGAGGCCCCGGAGGATACCAGCAGGACATTAGTGTTGATATCAGCCATTCTGACATTGAAGTTTTGGAACATGCCAGCCAGGCATTTTTTGAGCGAATGGAATCTTTTGAAGCAACCCGCGACGTAAGCGATAATTACGATAAAGGCAAAACCCAGTTCGATTTCAAGCTTTTGACGGAAGGCCGCAATCTTGGGTTAACTCCAAATGATGTTGGCCGCCAGTTAAGAAACGCTTTTTACGGGTCGCTTGCAATGCGTCAGCTACGCGAAACCAATGAAATTGAGGTGCGTGTGAAACTTCCGCTTAATGAGCGCCAGGATATTTATAACCTGGAAGATTTAAACATCAGAACACCCGGCGGAATTGAAGTTCCGTTATTGGAAGTTGTAAATCTGGAAGAAGGAGAAGCTTATACATCCATTAACCGACGCGACGGACGAAGAGTGATAAATGTAGGTATGGATGTGGAACCTGCCAACGCCGTAAGCCGCGTGTTGGCTTCCATTAATAATGAAGTTCTTCCGCAGCTTCGTGCCGATTTCCCGGGAATAACCTGGAGTTTTCAGGGAAGCCAGGCCGAAATGCGCGAATCGACACAGGCGCTTTGGGGAGGTTTCGCTATGGCCATGATGATTATTTATGCTTTACTGGCAATAGCCTTCCGAAGCTATCTGCAACCTTTAATTGTAATGACAGCCATTCCATTCGGAATTGTAGGTGCAGTTATCGGTCATATTTTACTGGGCTACGACCTTTCGTTAATCAGCCTGATGGGTGTAATCGCACTTTCCGGAGTGGTGGTAAACGATTCACTGATTATGATTGATTATGCCAATCATAAACGAAAGGAGCAATCGGTTTTTGATGCCATTCACGAAGCCGGTCTGCGACGTTTCAGACCAATAATTTTAACCACGTTTACAACGTTCGGTGGGCTTACCCCGATAATTCTGGAAACTTCTCGGCAGGCATATTATCTCATCCCAATGGCTATTTCGCTTGGCTTTGGTATTATTTTCGCCACGTCGATTATCCTTGTACTTGTGCCTTGTTTGTATTTGATTTTGGAAGATATTGTAGGAAAAGTGAAAAGCGGAATTAATTATTCTTAATGAACGGAATTCAATAATGCGAGTTTAACATTGCGGGGTTGGCTTATTGTATCGGGAAAATAAATTCCGACTTTACCAAACCATCCATGCTAACGCGTACAGGCTCAGGAGGCTGATATTTTTCTTGCATATTCATTGGAACTGATATGAAGAGAAACATGAATACACTGGTCATCAGTTCAATATTACCCCAAAAGCCGTGTTGAATGCAGCAACTTTTCATTTGTCGATAAAGATGGTTGGTTAGCATTCCGAAAAAAGTGGAATACATCGGAATTGCTTCTCCGGATGCTATTGCTTTAGGCAAATAAGCGAGGAAATTCTTTAAAGACCCGCTGCAAATTCTTTAATCCACATTTTCATTTCTTCACCTATTTCAGGATCTTTTAATCCAAACTCAATATTTGTTTTCAGAAAGCCCAGCTTATTACCAATGTCGTATCGTTTGCCATTAAATTTCATTCCGTACATCGGATGAGATTTTACCATTTCTTTCATGGCATCGGTAAGTTGTATTTCGTTGTTTTTGCCGGGAGTTGTAGTTTCCAGATAATCAAAAATTTCAGGGGTAAACAAATACCGGCCTGCAACAGCCAGGTTTGAAGGAGCCTCTTCAATCGATGGTTTTTCAATCCAGCCTTTTGCCTGCACCACACAATCAGAAATGGGTGTGCCGTCAATCACTCCGTACTTACTTACATTCTTCGGTTCAACTTCTTCCAAAGCAATCACCGAACCTTTATTTTTATTGTACACATCAATTAGTTGTTTGGTAACCGGACCATCTTCGCTTTGCACTAGTGTATCACCCAGCAGAATAACAAACGGTTCGTTACCCACATGACATTTGGCATGTAGAATAGCATCTCCCAGTCCATTCATCTCTTTTTGCCAGACAAAATGTATGTTGGCCATGTTCGAAATGGACCGGATTTTATCGAGCATTTTCAGGTTTTGTTTTCTCAGGAGCGACTCTTCCAGGATAGGACTCCTGTCGAAATGTTCTTCGATGGCTCGTTTCCCTTTACCAATAATCATTAAAATATCTGTGATTCCACTTTCAACAGCTTCTTCAACAACATATTGTATTACGGGGGTATCTATAATTGGAATCATTTCCTTAGGCGATGATTTGGTTGCCGGCAAAAACCGGGTTCCGTAACCTGCTGCCGGAATTACTGCTTTTTTTATCATTTTTTAATTGTTAACGATGTTTGGTTTTATTACTTCAATGTTATTATTATTAAGTGTACCTTTTAGTTTACTATACATAAGTTCGTCTTTATACGTGCCAATAATTGCCCCTCCCGAACCGGTAAACTTTGCGCTGGCACCGACTGACCGGGCCATTTCAACCATTTCAATATTTCCTTTGCTAATGGTGATTAATGAACGACGCAGATCGAAGTTTTCATCTATCAATTGGTGCATTAATTCACAATCATTATTATACAAGGCTGTTTTAAACTCCTCAGTAATTTGTCCCCAACGATTCATGGCCTCAAGCACTTTTTCTTCGCCAATATTAAAACGTGCTTTCAAATTATTATGAATTGTTTCCGTACCTTCCGAAAGATCTTTCCGAAAAGCAATGTAAAAATTAGGGAAATTGGTGGTATTTAAAACCTTATAATTACCATGCCCTTTTTCTTCCATGGTTTTCTTATTAAAATCCATAAAAACGGGTTTTTCAAAAGCTTGAGCAACCCGGTCTTGCAAGCCGGCTGAAATACCTAACTCTCCGTTTTCAACCGAAAGTACCAGGTTGGCAAATGTAGCAGGATCAATGTACACTTCATAAAACAAACACATTGCTTTTAAAAATGCCGATAAAATTGCACTTGATCCGGCTAA
It includes:
- a CDS encoding efflux RND transporter permease subunit, which produces MGNGKTNKKKGKSHKGAIAYMARNSIAANLLMIILIGGGIWTMYNIQKEVFPNFQLDIVEVSVVYPGAAPSEVEKGILMPVEEAVRGVQGIKEITSTAREGSGTVLIELVTGVDRMKAFQEIDQAVNRIRTFPDDIEEPEVRLQDQQRDVMEITLYGDVDIWTLRILAEQLRDRLQNDEGITQVEIGNVPDYVTHVEIPRHILREYNLTLGQISDIIVQSSEDIPAGSVDTNSGEILLRMQERKQWAEEFGKIEVITSDAGATVTLADIAKITDGFEETGFHGQFNQQYSVSIEIFRVGKQSPLEIEKTVKEILADFENTLPPGVNHRIDSNRAEDYRERLSLLRENGLLAIVIVFFILALFLEYRLAFWVMMGMAISFIGSIVFMPYIGISINMISMFGFLVVLGIVVDDAIIVGENIYEFRQRKMSPVKAAISGTKNIARPVVFSILTNMIAFVPLLFIPGTTGKFWWPLPAVVITVLAVSLAEALFILPAHLAHSKKESKMKFKPVEYLEKWQQSFAKGFNRFVDRYYRPFLELSLRHRYITISIAIALFIIVGGYGYSDHMGIIMMPEVSADEIEAGVRLPVNTTVDQAAKVANEITEATQRMFEEHDLYKVADGIKTNVRARVLSILK
- a CDS encoding efflux RND transporter permease subunit, with product MKPPDQRDMKAQDVIELWRDEIGDIEGVDQITFEAERGPGGYQQDISVDISHSDIEVLEHASQAFFERMESFEATRDVSDNYDKGKTQFDFKLLTEGRNLGLTPNDVGRQLRNAFYGSLAMRQLRETNEIEVRVKLPLNERQDIYNLEDLNIRTPGGIEVPLLEVVNLEEGEAYTSINRRDGRRVINVGMDVEPANAVSRVLASINNEVLPQLRADFPGITWSFQGSQAEMRESTQALWGGFAMAMMIIYALLAIAFRSYLQPLIVMTAIPFGIVGAVIGHILLGYDLSLISLMGVIALSGVVVNDSLIMIDYANHKRKEQSVFDAIHEAGLRRFRPIILTTFTTFGGLTPIILETSRQAYYLIPMAISLGFGIIFATSIILVLVPCLYLILEDIVGKVKSGINYS
- the galU gene encoding UTP--glucose-1-phosphate uridylyltransferase GalU; protein product: MIKKAVIPAAGYGTRFLPATKSSPKEMIPIIDTPVIQYVVEEAVESGITDILMIIGKGKRAIEEHFDRSPILEESLLRKQNLKMLDKIRSISNMANIHFVWQKEMNGLGDAILHAKCHVGNEPFVILLGDTLVQSEDGPVTKQLIDVYNKNKGSVIALEEVEPKNVSKYGVIDGTPISDCVVQAKGWIEKPSIEEAPSNLAVAGRYLFTPEIFDYLETTTPGKNNEIQLTDAMKEMVKSHPMYGMKFNGKRYDIGNKLGFLKTNIEFGLKDPEIGEEMKMWIKEFAAGL
- a CDS encoding mevalonate kinase family protein, encoding MIIETFSYPRAAVIGNPSDGYYGKTIAFVFSNFMANVQLYQTPELEIKPQRLDITTYKDMQSLVEDINFAGYYGGMRLLKGMIKVFYEHCVKNNIQLASKNFTIRYQSNIPLRLGLAGSSAILSAFLKAMCLFYEVYIDPATFANLVLSVENGELGISAGLQDRVAQAFEKPVFMDFNKKTMEEKGHGNYKVLNTTNFPNFYIAFRKDLSEGTETIHNNLKARFNIGEEKVLEAMNRWGQITEEFKTALYNNDCELMHQLIDENFDLRRSLITISKGNIEMVEMARSVGASAKFTGSGGAIIGTYKDELMYSKLKGTLNNNNIEVIKPNIVNN